Within Sardina pilchardus chromosome 21, fSarPil1.1, whole genome shotgun sequence, the genomic segment ATTGTACTTGAATGTACGGAAACATATATTGTTCTGTATCTTAATTTGCTTTAATGTGTATTTTTCTAGTTCCCTTTATTCTTCCTCATCAACAAGTTGACAAAGGGGCTATTAAGTTTGTCCTGAGTGGAGCTAATATCATGTGCCCAGGACTGACGTCTCCCGGAGCCAAACTTTACCCTGCTGATTCAGACAAAGTAGTTGTATCCTTTACATTTCTGGCTTTTACtcttatgtttgtgtgaatactATTGTTTGAATATTTCTGTTTTCAGAGACGAGGGGCCACCATCAAAAGCAAGGTGTACACCACATATAGATTTGAAGAACCTTATTTACATTCTTTCTTTTATCTACGCCATTCTGTTTGTTTGCGATTTGTGATATGGATTTTGAATATCAATGAACTGATTCAGTTTAGTATTCCAAAAAGGCTCTAAGTTGTGCCACTTCTAGTTGATGAGCATGTCTAGTACAGCGCTCCTGATCGACTGTGAAACTCACCAGGCAGAAGTGCTGTGTTCTCATGTACCAGGCATGCACACTGTGCACAATTTGCGTAGTTAAGGAAGATGACGTGCATATAAAAAACCTTCAATGTGACCAGATTAACTGTGCATGATTATTTGTAACCTGTGCGATAACAGATAATTGCACTGGTTCATATTGTTATTGTCATAGTTGTGCAGCCCCAACTGATTTAGTATACCCTTTTGTCATAATACAGCCATAGATGCTGATATAGCATTaaactactgctactactaccaATACTCAAAGCTGGTTGAGTGTGCCAAGTGtgtcttgtgtgagtgtgcattgaGATCAAATTTGCCCTTGACCCTTTTAACCTCTAAGGCAATAATGGCAGAAGGCAAGCAGCATGCACTATGTGTTGGAGTGATGAAGATGTCTGCAGATGACATGTAAGTACAGCAGGAGGTTGGAGGGTGGGGCTTGTTACATATTCAACACTACTGTCCATCATGAATGTATCTTGCATCATTCCATTTCAGAGAACGAGTGAACAAAGGGATCGGAATTGAGAACGTTCACTATCTCAACGATGGACTGTGGCACATGAAGACGTATAAGTGACAACCCAATCAGACGAATGACACACACCCCTGAACCGTGAGCACCAGGCAACGCAAATACTGTCAAACCAATGGACTCTACCAAGCTGGAAGCTTTGAAACAAACCCTCACCGTCATGTACAAATAAAGCCTACATTCAAGTTATTTTAAATCTTCCTATATTTTGTTCTTGACATTGACACTGATTCTGGCATTTATGAAAATACCAGAATCAAATGTTATGAAATAGAAATTCAGAAGCCGCAAAATCAAGAAACACTTGAATTATCACAGGGTTTATTATCAAACTTTGTACAGATACTGCAGTAAGTGTGACCATATTTCTCTTTCTGTAGCACATACTTTAAAAACCATAAGAAAGTCATTATAAATAATCCCTCACATTTACTGTTCGACCAATGATTTTTCTTTTCCAGGAAGGGTTAGGTTTTGTGTAAGAGCTGGTGATGGGTGCACAGTCTTTGGTCTATGGGACTTTTTCCACAGCACAACCTTGCACTTATTACTTACATTCTGCAATTTCACAGCATGTGCCTCTGAATTATGTGTATTTAGCTTGACCTATGTGGTGATGCAACAGGTAATGTATGTGCCATTATCACTGGAAAGTTATGGTCAGATGTGACTACAAAACCCAATTACCCTACTTTAGAAAAACAGCTTGGTGACATGCACAATGTTTGGGAAAGAGTGGCTCATGATAATGAAAATATAACTGTCAATGAACAACAAAGTCAAGACTCCTATTGATTGTAAACTCATCCCACTGCTGTAAGTTACATTGATCAAGTAATTCCAGTTTAAAAAGGCGTTCATTTCACTCAATCATTGTTAAGGTAATGTTCAAAAAACACTAGAATATTTGTACATCTAAATGTATCTGAACAGCCTAGTTCAGCAATTTTGTTGGGACTATGTGTTTTGTTATGAGAGTGACTGGTGACTAGCAACAGGTGATCATTATGCAGAACACTGTACACCCCTAatgcgttgttgttgtttttaagtcATAGCAGTTTAAATATCTGCCTGTTGGTGAGTTCTATCCCTTTTACATACCACCAAACTATATTGCGTATTAAAAGGGAAACTTGACAATAAGACGAGTGacattatgtaaaaaaaaaaaaaacaatcaatatgtttggaataaacaaaatatataattcattaTTATCAACATTATGGTAACCTGGAAAGGTCTTCATTGTCCTGACATATTCTCATTTAACAATACTTCCTTGTGTAAATATTAAAGATCAAGTTGTGCAGTTTCAGGTAATTATAATTGTTGTAATTTGTCTCTCTACAAATAATTTATCAAATCACAGGTGATATCACAGACCTTGTTACAGTGTCATGAATGCTGAAAAGTTCACAGGTTTTGCACATATAAATGACAAGGGTTATGTGCCTCAGTTTCAGTACTAAGGGTGCTGAGTAAGCCTTAATGAAGTCGTTTCAAAGGGCAATATGAAAACGCGCTGATGATAAAATAATTACAGAAATAAAAGTACTTTAGATATAGGATTTGCCCACTCCCGACCCATTCTCATATTGGTCCCTTTAATTTGGTATGAAGAactccatttttttccccaaccTCCAAATGTTACAATATTATACATTCCCCAAACAATCCCACCAGTTGATCAGTGTGGGTGCAACACTCAATCTGCAATCTGACTGCATCCCATCACGATGTGTGTAACAATCCCTCATGGCTCTACAGCATTCAGGCCTAATGTCACAGGGCCTGTCTTATTTTCTATCACACGTCTGAAGATAAAATAACATGAATCAGTCATTATCTGAGCCCTTGGGAGGCAGAAATATCATCGAGTCGTGGAAGTCGTGTCCATACGGCCGGAGCCTGTAGACGCCGTACATCATGACCTGCATCTGGCTGGGCGACATGCCGCTGAAGCTGACGGCCATGTCTGAGCAGCAGCTCTCCAGCACTTTTTCGGGGTGCTGCGCGATGCTCTCCGTGATGAGGGCGTTGATGCTCTGGCTGTTGAAGAGGCTCACGCCGTGGGCGTCCTCCCCGTTCTCGGCGAACACGCCGGCGTACTTGAGGCAGATGGCCAGCTGCTTCTCCTCGCTGACCTTCCAGAGGGCGCGACCCCGCTCTGGGCAGAGGTCGTCGTTCTTCAACACCTCCATCAGCCGCCGCAGCGCCTCGTAGCTGAACGCGATGCCGCTCTCGTACTCCACGTACTCCAGCTCCCCGGAGTTCTGCGAGCGCCCCAGGTAGAACGGCTGAGAGGGGTCCTTGTCAAGAATCAGATATTTCAGGTTCTCGATGATGGCAAATGTGGTAGGGCGAGCCATGAAGAACCAGCGCAGATTCCCAGCATTCTCGTACGCGTGCCTCAGGGCCTTTCGGATCCTTGCCCACTCATCCTGCTCCTGAAGATCAATGGCCTCCAGCGCTTTGGAGGATTCTGAGCTGTAGTAGGCCGTCTTATCACAATGCTTCGCCCAGGTCTCATTGGCTGCCGCCCAGTGAACCAGGACCTTGGGTGTGACCATGATGACACAGTACACCCGCACCTTCTGGCTGAGTTCCAGCATCTGTGCATCGCTCAGCAGCTGCATGTCCTTGTTGCTCGGGGCGAtgacgtggtggtggtggtgctcctCTTCAGCATCTGGAGAGCTGGGCTGAATCGGGCTGAAGCTCCCCATTATGGCAAGCAACAAGCAAAATACAGCTCCCAGCACCATGCCCTTTATGAAGGAACTGCCTTCTGATATCATTGTGATAAAGTGCTGtactaaaacaaaaacaaaaggattTTAACACAAGTTATCATGTGTAAAACCAGTTAAACTAGGTTATACAAGCCAGCCTTGACAGTTTTACAAAGTCCTTAATCTTTGCACGTCCTTGACCTTATAGTAGTACAGCCATTGTATAGATGAATGAGAGATGTTTTACTTGGTCTGCTAGTGTAAATTGCCATTCTGACTATTAATGTGAGTTGCCTATGGATAGAGATTCATAAGGTTGTAGGCCAGTATACTTGAACTTGTCCTACTTTTGGCCAAATGATTCTGAGACCACTTATTTCAAATCCCTCACCTTAACCATCCTtctccagagacacacactgcatgaaTGCACATGTAAAATTAACTTCAAGTTTAAGAAGACCACCTATCAATGCTGGCCAAACTGTAGTTTGAATCGTCGTAGTTCAAAGAAATAATTCAGTCAACTCAAATAATGTCAGTTATGCTTAATCCATCACAACTATTCCCACAATTACAGATTGAGACAAACTCAGAATGCTACTGTAAGATCATCAACCACACATTCAGAGGGATGTCACAGTTAAGTTCACAACTAGTCTAATCTTTAGCTCTTTAAAATATGGCACAGATATTTCTTTCTCTATATAAAAAGAAAGACGAAAAGTTAGGAATCAGCCAGTTTTAATTAGTCACTCAGTTATACACCTGTATCTGGAATTCTTCCCAGTGCACGGTAGAGTGCGATGTGTGTATCACGGTATCACTGCACGTGATTTTGTACAAGACGTTTCAAAGCTGTGTAATAATAGTCCGATTTTGGATTATGTCATGCAATTATTTAGGTATGTAAAGTAGACTACTATTTCCAAAGGATCACTCTAATAGCAAAACAcatagagaagaagaaaaacgaAAAGTTGGAAAGAGTTCCTCGGACATTCGTCTTAACGACTATGAATAAAcgaagaaacacaaacaaaacagtgcatgGACGTCTGATGGCGAGTAGCAACGTTACCTTATTTGAAGAAAGTAGAGAGAAACGCACAAACGTCCGATATAGCTGTCGGTGGTAGGTTGATGTTATGCTATCTAGCTGGCTAAATAGACTGCGAGATTACAACCATATGTCTAAGGTTAAATCAGCCAAAGCCAACGTCGTTTTACAAGTCATGTCATTATCACCGTGAAAGTACAATAACGCATTTATCTGATATATTCAGGAACAAACTGTCGTATTAATCTGCATAGAACCAAAAGTCCACCTCTCCTAGTTCAGTCGAGTTCAGTACTGTCACTTCCGGGTATCAATCCTTCTTGCTTTCCGTCAGCATGCTGCTCGTGAGAGACACGCGCCCCCTTGTGGTAGCATAATGCAAATGAATGAAACCGCAAATAGGTTGGCTTCTCCTTGTTCATAAACGGGCATTGCCCCTAGCCATAGTGTTAAATTAGCATGCCTATGGCATTAAATGGCTTTCTTCACATATGCATACTCTACAACGGTCATCTCCACCAATCAAACATTTCAGGATTTGGGTCATCTCATAatcctatagcctatagcctacattacctGGAATTGTTACAACCAGTGCAGAGCCCGTAgatgtggcattttttgttcGTATAACATAAAATtggccactgcacacactcgtgccattTGGATGACACCCACTAAAttgagagcagtcggatgagtggttcgagagttatgcgtggaacagacagacag encodes:
- the mcts1 gene encoding malignant T-cell-amplified sequence 1, coding for MFKKFDEKENVSNCIQLKTSVIKGIKNQLLDQFPDIDAWLNQIMPKKDPVKIVRCHEHIEILTVNGELLFFRQREGPFYPTLRLLHKFPFILPHQQVDKGAIKFVLSGANIMCPGLTSPGAKLYPADSDKVVAIMAEGKQHALCVGVMKMSADDIERVNKGIGIENVHYLNDGLWHMKTYK
- the c1galt1c1 gene encoding C1GALT1-specific chaperone 1 → MISEGSSFIKGMVLGAVFCLLLAIMGSFSPIQPSSPDAEEEHHHHHVIAPSNKDMQLLSDAQMLELSQKVRVYCVIMVTPKVLVHWAAANETWAKHCDKTAYYSSESSKALEAIDLQEQDEWARIRKALRHAYENAGNLRWFFMARPTTFAIIENLKYLILDKDPSQPFYLGRSQNSGELEYVEYESGIAFSYEALRRLMEVLKNDDLCPERGRALWKVSEEKQLAICLKYAGVFAENGEDAHGVSLFNSQSINALITESIAQHPEKVLESCCSDMAVSFSGMSPSQMQVMMYGVYRLRPYGHDFHDSMIFLPPKGSDND